From a region of the Globicephala melas chromosome 19, mGloMel1.2, whole genome shotgun sequence genome:
- the RPS11 gene encoding small ribosomal subunit protein uS17, protein MADIQTERAYQKQPTIFQNKKRVLLGETGKEKLPRYYKNIGLGFKTPKEAIEGTYIDKKCPFTGNVSIRGRILSGVVTKMKMQRTIVIRRDYLHYIRKYNRFEKRHKNMSVHLSPCFRDVQIGDIVTVGECRPLSKTVRFNVLKVTKAAGTKKQFQKF, encoded by the exons ACGGAGCGTGCGTACCAAAAGCAGCCGACCATCTTTCAAAATAAGAAGAGGGTTCTGCTTGGAGAAACTGGCAAGGAGAAGCTCCCGCGATACTACAAGAACATTGGTTTGGGCTTCAAGACACCGAAGGAG GCCATCGAGGGCACCTACATTGACAAGAAATGCCCTTTTACTGGTAATGTCTCCATCCGAGGGCGAATCCTGTCTG GTGTGGTGACCAAAATGAAGATGCAGAGGACCATTGTCATCCGCCGAGACTACCTGCACTACATCCGGAAGTACAACCGCTTCGAGAAGCGCCACAAGAACATGTCTGTGCACCTTTCCCCCTGCTTCAG GGACGTCCAGATTGGTGACATTGTCACAGTGGGCGAGTGCCGGCCCCTGAGCAAGACGGTGCGCTTCAACGTGCTCAAGGTCACCAAGGCTGCCGGCACCAAGAAGCAGTTCCAGAAGTTCTGA